CAACAATTTCTCGTATAAATCACCAAGAAGTCTTGACTAAAACATCTTGTTAATAAAGAAAAGAACTAGTTCTGGACAAAATAAAGTACACCATGAAAAATAACATTGTTGATGAATACTTTGCTCCTAGGGTCCAAATAGACATTTCTAAACCCATAGGTGCATATATTCCCTACGGAAATTCCCTCATGTTTGTGGTTTCTATGCGTCTTCAAGGGATGGACTTTTTTAGGTACATACACTCTAGAGATGATGGAAAGCCATTTACCATGTCGGACGTTATTCATAAGGATATTGGACTTGGGATATTCTCCACTAAATCTCTGAAAAGCCTATCTGTCTTTTACAGGGACGGCGATAACACACTCGATATTCCTCTAATGATCTTGTTTGAGGAACAGACGGGAGGTTACTGCTACTATTATAGGAGTGGTAGCAAGTGGACAAAAGAGTGCAGAGAATCTCAACTTTCTGAGTCTGACACAGAGCGTAAACTTGAAGATATTGTAGATGAGTGTTGCCCATATTGTGGAATCTCAAAGAAGACGTTATGGGCACTTTGGACACTCTCTGCGctattcttcatctatgCTCTCTTTGAAGCATTTGTCACGTACAAGAAACCAGAGTGGAGTCTAATATACAAACTTGCGGGTAGTATAGAATTTGTGATACACAAGGCAGAGATATGGATGATTGAGAATGTCCCGATTTTTAAACACTTTCTTATGCTAGTCGTTGCTAAGGATAAGCCTCCACAGGGGTAATGTGTTTGGGTCTATACGCGGGATATCTGCTCCATGTCTCTTCCATTCTAGGATGTTTGTTCTAACGACCTGCTACGCtctccatcttcaccaACTTGCATGTGACAATTCATATCAACATTTAGATTTCTGGGTGCTTGGAAGCGAAGCATGACTCTAGAGGTAGCCTATATTGTGGTATACATCATCTCAATGACATTTGTTTCCATGACGGCTTTGGATTTGGCGGATTTGGTGCATTTCCTTCCGAGGGCTCCACAGATTCATGTACGTTTCATTtctattttatcatttctCCCACAGGACCTGTCGTTTTATGGTATGAATTTGGCTCCACCATTTTCTCTTGAGCATCCACATCTTTCTTCACCGCCAACTTTACCAACTGGAAACATACCACTTGTACTTCACAAGAATGCAATTTTTCCAAACCATGGCATTTCACGCCTTCAGTACATCAAGGAACAAGTGGAACCGTTGGCAAAGCCTACAGATTCCAAAGCTGATACAGCAGCTCCACTCTCTCCTGTTGCCAAGAGCACCTTTGACGCCTCGATTAATGACAAGAATAGTGCAACCATGAGCCAGGCATCCGTAGGAAAAGGTGATGGTTCTGTCGTAAAAAAGGCTACTGGTCCTACGCAGGCGCCTGCGAAGAATGAGGCAAAGGAAGATACAGGCACATTTTATGATAATCTCCCATTTGTTCCGCATCTTGGAGAATCAGAGGGTGAGACTGAAGAAGTTTCAAAGGATGAGTTTCCACCAGAAACTGGTGATTTAAGTCCAGAGGGTAAATCCGAGGTTGTTGTAATGTACAAGTTGCAAAAGAGACGTAAGTTGATCTGGACACTATACACCAAATTTTCAGCTCTAAAGATTCTGGCTTCTGCGTTTATAACACTCTGCTTCTTCTTTTATACCTACTGTCTCTGGATCGTCTTTACCTTTGTCTTGAACAAGGGCACAGACCTGGATGCACTCACTAGACATCCAGAACAATTTACTCCACTTATTGAATGAATAAACAGGTAACTTATCGCAATAATTGTTATTCGTATTATAAGATGTTTAAGCTAGATAGTTGAGTgcattcttcttcttggcTTGTACCATTGTGATTCCTTCTACAAAGTCTTCATGTTCAATTTCAGTGGCTCCACGGCGGAGTGCAACCATTCCTGCTTCTATGCAGACAGCTTTGAGCTGTGCTCCATTGAAATTGTCAGTTGACCTTGCCAGTTCTAGGAAGTTGGTATCCTTATTGACATTCATTTTTCTCGAGTGTATTTGAATGATGTTTGCTCGAGCTTCTTCATTTGGGTGTGGTAGTTCGATCTTTCTGTCTAATCTACCGGAACGCAAGAGTGCAGGATCCAAAGTGTATGGTCGATTGGTAGCTGCAATGACTTTTACTCTGTCATCACTGCTAAATCCATCCAACTGGTTCAAGAGCTCCAACATTGTCCTCTGGACTTCTCTGTCTCCAGACAATTCGCTATCGAAACGTTTTGTACCAATAGCATCAATTTCGTCTGAATGGACGTGTATAGAATATATGGAAGGAAACGTACctataaagatgatagtAGGTGCCTTTTCCTTGGCAAGGCTAAAGGCATCCCTAACCATTTTGGCGCCGTCACCAATGAACATTTGTACCAATTGGGGACCTGccaattttaaaaatgtcgCCTTTGTTTGTGCAGCACAGGCACGAGCCAAGAGAGTTTTTCCGGTACCCGGCGGGCCATGCATGAGAATTCCTGAATAAATGTGAgtaaaatatggatgatatgCAAAATGTCTTTGGTGGAAAATGATGTAATGAGAAGAGTGGGATTAATGGTATAGCTAGTAGTAAAATGTTCGTCATCAAGGCTGCCTTTAAAACACTCCAGGTGTAAATgtgatgaggaagatgagaTTTTCCTTTTTTAGGGCAAGAGTCCACAAGTGAACCTATGCATGCTCAATATGCTACATTCTTACCATTCCCAATCACCCATCCATAttagtactccattagtgtctcaactggtgtgagcagaatggtcagtgTGGATGAATGGGATATTCCCTAAGTAGTAAGAGTTCACAAGTGGACCTGCgcatactcaatatggtacattctttaaaaactccATAGGATATActtgtctaacccaaggatctcccttatagcgattataaagtttccatccagcaaaacaagccaaggcagaagtaccaAGAACAGAAGAGACACTGATAGAAATAGTCTTAATAGGAGGATTAGAGCCAGGAGAGTCTTCATGAGTGTCATTAGATTAAGCGCACAAGAGGGTCAAAGAAGTAGTTTTTCCAGATGTACCACCCCGCATAACCTGTTCCTCCTGTACCGGCTGTTGAAGTAACGCCAGAAGCAACTTTAGTAAGAATATTCTTAGTCTTAGAAGTAGGAGTTTCTTCAGCATTCTCTTTAGGTTTAGCTTCAGAATCTTTCTTAATGGTTTCTTCAGTCTTGTCTTCAGGTTCTTGACCAGAGTCTAGTTCTCCTTGAGGTTGAGGTTTAAGAGTAGAGATGCAAGGAGTACCGAAGGATTTGCAGACTTTTTGATTAGGGGCAGACGACATTCTCCTAGCTCCTAGTTTTCGAAGTAGTAGActttttgatgaaaagtaGGAGAAGCCATGACCTTTgaaactacattaaccttgGATCCTTCAAGACCAAATTGCGATTCACATCCGTCTATAGTATGAGTAAGAGAATAGAACTGATGAGAGTAATTGTCCTTCCACAGGAACCATACCCATCATCCAATagtacttcctccatctagccgtacctcctcatccatacactcatcctccctcacaactagctcaccgtcagagatTGTTTACCCATGTAGACCCTTTGGCATCGTTAGGTTACGACTATAATCCCACTCTTCTCATTACATTCCATTTGTCACAATTCGAGCAGTTCCTTACTCGACACCTGAGACTAAAACGTACCTTTTGGTGGTTTGATACCAATTTTATCAAAGCGTTCCTTGTGTGTGATTGGGAGTACAATGGCTTCGATGAGTTCCTGGATCTGTTTATCCAGCCCTCCAATATCGGAATAGTCCTCAGTTGGTCTCTCGCAAACCTCCATGGCTTTAACTCTATTGTCATACTCTGGAGGAAGCTTGTCCAGGACGAGATAGCTGTCCTTGTTGACGCCAACAAGGTCACCTGGGCGAAGCTCGGTGTGAGGAACTAGACCAATTACTGGGAGATAAATTGTCTGAATGTGTTGATTATCCACAAGCTCAACAAACCTGTCTGGTGGATGTTTTTATGACTAGAGATTTCCCAGTTTTTTTGGATTCTACGTTGCTTATGAGTCCACACTCTTCATCTTCGTCTTGCTCAAAGTCGAGTAGCTAAATGGTGGTATTTTTTGCAATGATGAATAGTCGAGTGGCAAAGTGACCAATGGGAGTTTTGTGAGTATAGACTCTAGAGCTACATGTCATCAATGGATGGACTAAGAGTGTACTATTAATCAAGCTTTAAGCTGCTGTATCAGCTCACTTTGCTAAAAGAGTCTAGGGGCATTATGCTCCATGCAAAGTAATGGTAGACAgctcgttacactcattcttcggggCTTGCCCGTCCTCCCTCTGGCTAAAGCCTACGGTCATCTAGTACTCCTTAGAGTTCTACTGATCCAATGGTCGCAAAGGCGCCATTAGTCAATCCTACTAACCTCGACAACATTGGCGACAAGATAGGGGAGCTGTTTGTTCAGCTGGATCTTTTCCATATTGTCCTTGATCCTTTCTTGTATCATCTTGCTTTGCGATTTGAGTCTGGCGTGTTCGCTTTTGAGTATTTTGACTTCAGCGTCGATCATGTTGGTCCTGGCCCTAACATCGCGGTCGCTCAGGAGCGAGATCTCCGTCAAATCAACAGCTTCGCTCTGTGCACTCATTTTGTTCTCTGGTGTTGCTCAATCGACCGAAATTTGCAAACGGCGCTCCGACTGCGAGGCTTTGGGTGTGCCCTGGCTGGCGGCTCAACGTGTAGACAATCGGATGGGCACAGGCCTACGAAATGGCGATGAATACGAGAGAATTgtgaaaatgtaaaaagTAAAGAAATTGGCGGACGGTGAGGGCCACCCACAGCGGGCGGGCCGCCCTCAGTCGTAACTTTTTTTCGGCTGCGCCAAACTTTGACAAACGCCAGAAGCTCACAGATTAACGGAAATTGGCCAAGTGTGTAGCGGTTTCTCGACCTTTAGAGCGTCCGCTGGGCAAATAGATGAGGAGACGACTGAATGGACGAATCGATATTCAATTCACTGGCGTAAATGCGATTATAGGAAGTCCATAGAGCAGGTGTAGGCAGAAGTAGTCGATAGGTGGAGATTTAGGGTCCACCAAGACCACCCAGGGTCTGTCTAGAACCAAAGGAAGGATTTGGCCACGCAAACAGCGAGAGAATGGACGCTCCTACTGCGGACATTTACAGCGAATCGCTGGACTGGATAAAGTCGGTAAATCACCAAATGAGGTCGCCCGGAGCGTTTATATCGTCGAGGCTGGAAACCGTTTCCCTGGAGCATGTCCATAGGGAGTTTTCAGCGTTGCTCCTGGCTACACAGTCGCACAGTTCTGCGCTGATACGAACGGTTTTTGCCGATGCATCTTCACATGATGAGAGTCTAAAGATGATCATAAAGTCGCTATGGCCAGTAAAAGACAGAATAACGGAATCCTGCCGGTCATTTGAACCAATCAAAGACGAATACTTTCTACTTAGGAATCGTGTAGAGAATTTGCTGAAAAGAGTAGCCGTTTTGTCCTATGCAAAGGCAACCATTATGACGTTTATGGAGGCACATGAGTATTTTAGCAGCGTTTGCACCGAGATTATCGACTCTTTAAATGAGTGTAAGGATAACCGGCCAGATAATAACCAATCAAGCATAGACGAGGCAGTGAAAATTACGGAATACATTGCAAATAATGGATACAAGGTGGATGGGATTCTGCAGGGCTCTCTCGTGTGGACCCTGTTTGAGCTCGTCCCAAAGGAACTTGGTCACGTTTCGTCGCTTTTACGCAAGTGCAAATCATATGAACAGGAACTTGGAATGCTGGTGGATGGCAAAGGAACGGAATGGGTTGTTACATCCGAAGCTACACTGGGATGGGCAGATTTGGGTGCATTCAAAACCGCATTCTCTGTTGCAAAGATGGAGGATTGTATAGATAGGCTTAGAATCTCCCTTGCAACAACAATTGAACTTTACTCTTCCCAGCTATTTTCTCGTCTTTACAAGGCATATTCTGAGCTCCACAATTGTAGCGAGGATGAGCTCACCAAAAATGGGCTGGAGGAGGAGACTCAGAGGCTCCTGTCTGGACTAACGTCGGTGATAAAGGGCTACAACGAACTACGGTCTGGGGACGCTAGTCCTCTAGTCTGCAATTTCGTAACAAATTTTCTAGACCCATTTCTCCAGTCGACCAGATTGGACGGTGTGAGAGACGATTCAAATGTATTTGCAACTCTTAGTCAGGAATTGGAcctttttccaaaattcgTACATTATGTAGAAGAGAATATATTAAACGAGGAAAGAAGCCTTGTTATGCGGTTCCTAAACGACTTGTCTAGAAAGTGTGGATTGGAGACATTCAGGACACTCTGTATCTTTGATGCCTTGGCCAAGGCAATTTTTGATCATATTTATGAGAATTACTCGTGGATCTTTACTGCGGTGTATCCTGAATACTTTTTTCAAAACTATAGGGCGTTTGAGCGATTGCTTATGCTAATAGAACAACGTTCGGATGACGCCACCTCCCACTTGTTCAAATGGAGGGGATCCCTCCTACCGTCCAGTCTTGGCCAGCGATTTTGCACTGGCATGATCTGTGATAACTTTGTGGACAATATATGTACCAATGTGTTTAAGGAATTTACAAAGTATAACGATATAGATGGAAATTTTTTCATTtcagatgataaaaagtTTTACATTCGCTCCTCTCATGTTGTGTATGACGAAATTCGCTCAATGTTCTCAGAGAGTAAATTTCTGCATCACTTGTTTCCC
This region of Theileria equi strain WA chromosome 1, complete sequence genomic DNA includes:
- a CDS encoding hypothetical protein (encoded by transcript BEWA_031620A) translates to MKNNIVDEYFAPRVQIDISKPIGAYIPYGNSLMFVVSMRLQGMDFFRYIHSRDDGKPFTMSDVIHKDIGLGIFSTKSLKSLSVFYRDGDNTLDIPLMILFEEQTGGYCYYYRSGSKWTKECRESQLSESDTERKLEDIVDECCPYCGISKKTLWALWTLSALFFIYALFEAFVTYKKPEWSLIYKLAGSIEFVIHKAEIWMIENVPIFKHFLMLVVAKDKPPQGFLGAWKRSMTLEVAYIVVYIISMTFVSMTALDLADLVHFLPRAPQIHVRFISILSFLPQDLSFYGMNLAPPFSLEHPHLSSPPTLPTGNIPLVLHKNAIFPNHGISRLQYIKEQVEPLAKPTDSKADTAAPLSPVAKSTFDASINDKNSATMSQASVGKGDGSVVKKATGPTQAPAKNEAKEDTGTFYDNLPFVPHLGESEGETEEVSKDEFPPETGDLSPEGKSEVVVMYKLQKRPLKILASAFITLCFFFYTYCLWIVFTFVLNKGTDLDALTRHPEQFTPLIE
- a CDS encoding 26S protease regulatory subunit, putative (encoded by transcript BEWA_031630A); the protein is MSAQSEAVDLTEISLLSDRDVRARTNMIDAEVKILKSEHARLKSQSKMIQERIKDNMEKIQLNKQLPYLVANVVELLDFEQDEDEECGLISNVESKKTGKSLVIKTSTRQTIYLPVIGLVPHTELRPGDLVGVNKDSYLVLDKLPPEYDNRVKAMEVCERPTEDYSDIGGLDKQIQELIEAIVLPITHKERFDKIGIKPPKGILMHGPPGTGKTLLARACAAQTKATFLKLAGPQLVQMFIGDGAKMVRDAFSLAKEKAPTIIFIDEIDAIGTKRFDSELSGDREVQRTMLELLNQLDGFSSDDRVKVIAATNRPYTLDPALLRSGRLDRKIELPHPNEEARANIIQIHSRKMNVNKDTNFLELARSTDNFNGAQLKAVCIEAGMVALRRGATEIEHEDFVEGITMVQAKKKNALNYLA
- a CDS encoding hypothetical protein (encoded by transcript BEWA_031640A); the encoded protein is MDAPTADIYSESLDWIKSVNHQMRSPGAFISSRLETVSLEHVHREFSALLLATQSHSSALIRTVFADASSHDESLKMIIKSLWPVKDRITESCRSFEPIKDEYFLLRNRVENLLKRVAVLSYAKATIMTFMEAHEYFSSVCTEIIDSLNECKDNRPDNNQSSIDEAVKITEYIANNGYKVDGILQGSLVWTLFELVPKELGHVSSLLRKCKSYEQELGMLVDGKGTEWVVTSEATLGWADLGAFKTAFSVAKMEDCIDRLRISLATTIELYSSQLFSRLYKAYSELHNCSEDELTKNGLEEETQRLLSGLTSVIKGYNELRSGDASPLVCNFVTNFLDPFLQSTRLDGVRDDSNVFATLSQELDLFPKFVHYVEENILNEERSLVMRFLNDLSRKCGLETFRTLCIFDALAKAIFDHIYENYSWIFTAVYPEYFFQNYRAFERLLMLIEQRSDDATSHLFKWRGSLLPSSLGQRFCTGMICDNFVDNICTNVFKEFTKYNDIDGNFFISDDKKFYIRSSHVVYDEIRSMFSESKFLHHLFPQYLKGLYDIFWGYIGHMDSFISHMELGGDGGSEHWPSGLSFAYSTYVLHDIVIFRDCFRVSSARNVQKDIATEPGLASEQELGSIAKILLGKAGYPLFFFLKNGSINSSFSEPIDCWFGMAEIETALPNEDLEKLIIFTREIYGLVCTFLNMAYDKVDAMKTKLDKYIITSLYTSSKCSLQFIQSMPSKFRGSNKVEPKGASDYVKFLVAPLSSFKEFSSLVITNQESQDILSKTVARVVVDYIQNIKSLLESVETLNTSISKANNIMLDDQSKDFLIVDTSMIKRQISKDVTEFYDTCQTRFGINASTCPELEDLLEYVTY